One genomic window of Methanobacterium sp. includes the following:
- a CDS encoding signal recognition particle protein Srp54: MLGNLGKNLTKTMKKLAGMTIIDEEVVKEVIKDIQRALIQSDVNIKLVLNLSKTIEDRALNEEPPKGVTAKEHVIKIVYDELVHLLGDKAAEVEIEKKPYKILFVGLQGSGKTTTIGKMARYLQKKGFNPAIICTDTWRPAAYEQLRQLTENLNLSLYGDPDNNDALDLARKGLKEFKKQDLIIVDTAGRHKEEKDLLDEMEQISAVVEPDEVMLVIDGTIGQQAREQALAFSKTAKIGSIVITKLDGSAKGGGALSAVAEIGAPIKFIGTGERIEDLEVFDPERFISRLLGMGDIKSLIERAEEIAEEDVDTEAMDAMLSGKFTLKDMYSQFEMMNKMGPMQQVMNMLPGMGNKLPKNASQVTEEKLGKYKILMDSMTEHELIHPEVIKQSRVKRIARGSGMRNEDVKELLKYYQVTKKAIKGFGKRKMGGPLGQMMRQMMR, translated from the coding sequence ATGTTAGGTAACCTGGGTAAAAATCTGACCAAAACCATGAAAAAATTGGCCGGAATGACCATTATCGATGAGGAAGTGGTCAAAGAGGTCATTAAAGACATCCAAAGAGCTTTAATCCAGTCGGATGTCAACATAAAACTGGTTCTGAACCTATCTAAAACCATAGAGGATAGGGCCTTGAATGAAGAACCCCCTAAAGGAGTTACCGCCAAGGAACATGTCATTAAAATTGTTTACGATGAACTGGTCCATCTCCTGGGAGATAAAGCAGCGGAAGTTGAAATTGAGAAGAAACCCTACAAAATACTCTTCGTAGGGCTGCAGGGAAGTGGTAAAACAACCACCATTGGAAAAATGGCCCGATACCTACAGAAGAAAGGTTTCAATCCAGCAATCATCTGTACCGACACTTGGAGACCTGCGGCCTACGAACAACTGCGCCAACTCACCGAAAATCTGAATTTATCCCTTTACGGAGATCCAGATAACAACGATGCCCTGGATCTGGCCCGAAAAGGTTTGAAGGAGTTCAAAAAGCAGGATCTTATAATTGTGGACACTGCCGGACGTCATAAGGAAGAAAAAGATCTTCTGGACGAGATGGAGCAGATATCCGCAGTTGTGGAACCTGACGAAGTTATGCTGGTCATTGATGGTACCATTGGTCAGCAGGCCAGGGAACAGGCCCTTGCATTTAGTAAAACCGCCAAAATAGGGTCCATTGTAATAACCAAACTGGACGGTTCAGCTAAAGGAGGAGGTGCCCTGTCAGCAGTAGCTGAGATTGGTGCTCCTATAAAGTTCATTGGAACCGGCGAACGCATAGAGGACCTGGAAGTTTTCGATCCCGAACGGTTCATCTCCAGGTTACTGGGAATGGGAGATATTAAGAGCCTCATTGAACGTGCTGAGGAAATTGCCGAGGAAGATGTTGACACCGAAGCTATGGATGCCATGCTCAGTGGTAAGTTCACCCTGAAGGATATGTACAGTCAGTTCGAGATGATGAATAAGATGGGACCCATGCAGCAGGTGATGAACATGTTACCCGGTATGGGAAATAAACTACCTAAAAACGCTTCCCAGGTAACCGAAGAAAAACTGGGCAAGTACAAGATTCTGATGGATTCCATGACAGAACATGAATTAATCCATCCTGAAGTCATCAAACAGTCCCGGGTTAAAAGAATAGCTCGAGGCTCTGGAATGCGTAATGAAGATGTTAAGGAGCTTTTAAAGTATTACCAGGTGACTAAAAAGGCAATTAAGGGCTTTGGAAAACGGAAGATGGGCGGACCACTGGGGCAGATGATGCGGCAGATGATGCGATAA
- the hpt gene encoding hypoxanthine/guanine phosphoribosyltransferase — protein MLEKLIKSLVEAPVVKKGEYDYFVHPITDGVPLVESDLLQEVAEAVSQFGNMDVDKIVCVEAMGIHLATAISLLTSIPFVVVRKRSYGLEGEVAVHQTTGYSEGELYVNGLRKGDRVFLVDDVVSTGGTMTAVIKALQRIETEIVDVMAIIEKGDGREFVEKETGTRVKTLVRANVRNGKVVVEKITAGKDD, from the coding sequence ATGCTGGAAAAGCTAATAAAAAGTCTTGTTGAAGCCCCCGTTGTGAAAAAAGGTGAATATGATTATTTTGTTCATCCTATAACTGATGGTGTTCCTCTGGTTGAATCTGATTTACTACAAGAAGTTGCAGAAGCGGTTTCCCAGTTTGGAAACATGGATGTGGATAAAATTGTCTGCGTGGAAGCCATGGGCATCCACCTGGCAACTGCCATTTCACTCCTCACCAGCATTCCCTTTGTGGTGGTAAGAAAACGTTCCTATGGTTTGGAAGGAGAAGTGGCGGTTCACCAGACAACAGGATACAGTGAAGGCGAATTATACGTTAATGGTTTAAGGAAGGGAGATCGTGTTTTCCTGGTGGATGATGTGGTCAGCACCGGGGGGACCATGACTGCTGTGATTAAAGCCCTTCAACGTATAGAAACAGAGATCGTGGATGTAATGGCTATTATTGAAAAGGGTGATGGCCGGGAATTTGTGGAGAAAGAAACCGGAACCAGGGTGAAAACACTGGTACGGGCCAATGTTAGGAATGGTAAAGTAGTGGTGGAAAAAATCACTGCTGGAAAGGATGATTAA
- the dph2 gene encoding diphthamide biosynthesis enzyme Dph2, which produces MTNYQFKIEQIVDKIRETGAKVVGLQFPEGLKVHATDLASRIENETGVIVLISGDPCYGACDLSDVEMNGMVDLLVHFGHTPLPIDYKVPTLFVEAHYRLESMEILEEAVKYLEGKDKIGLVTTTQHLHLLEDAAHFLEESGKEVIMKEGAGTLKGQVLGCNFSSVHDLPVDAYLYLGSGNFHPLGIKLSTQKPVIIADPYLNQVRDIDEFTDRILRIRFARITRASEAKKFGILISSKEGQCRWELAKELKKMIYNEGREAYLILLDEINPPSLLPYMDLDAFIVTACPRIAIDDSKMYGKPLLTPQELEIVLGLREWENYQMDEIKY; this is translated from the coding sequence ATGACAAATTACCAATTCAAAATCGAGCAGATAGTGGATAAAATCAGGGAAACAGGGGCTAAAGTAGTTGGTTTGCAATTCCCTGAAGGTCTTAAAGTCCACGCAACAGACTTAGCCTCCAGGATAGAAAATGAAACAGGGGTAATAGTTCTAATATCGGGTGATCCCTGTTATGGGGCCTGTGATTTGTCTGATGTGGAAATGAATGGAATGGTGGATTTACTGGTGCATTTTGGCCATACGCCTCTTCCTATTGATTATAAAGTTCCCACTCTTTTTGTGGAAGCCCATTACCGGTTGGAGTCCATGGAAATTTTGGAAGAAGCAGTGAAATATCTGGAAGGGAAGGACAAAATTGGTCTGGTAACTACCACTCAGCATCTGCATCTTTTGGAAGACGCTGCCCATTTTCTGGAGGAAAGTGGCAAGGAAGTTATCATGAAGGAGGGTGCTGGGACATTAAAAGGTCAGGTCTTGGGATGTAATTTTTCATCAGTTCATGATCTGCCCGTGGATGCCTACCTTTACCTGGGCAGTGGTAACTTCCATCCCCTGGGGATAAAACTTTCCACCCAAAAGCCAGTGATTATAGCTGATCCTTATCTTAACCAGGTAAGGGATATAGATGAATTTACAGATAGAATTCTTAGAATAAGATTTGCCCGCATAACCCGGGCTAGCGAGGCTAAAAAATTCGGAATACTCATATCATCTAAGGAAGGGCAGTGCCGGTGGGAGCTGGCAAAAGAATTAAAGAAGATGATATATAATGAAGGCAGGGAAGCTTATCTGATACTTCTGGATGAAATAAACCCTCCCAGTTTGTTGCCTTACATGGATTTAGATGCATTCATAGTGACTGCATGTCCCCGAATAGCGATTGATGACTCCAAAATGTATGGAAAACCTCTTTTGACTCCTCAGGAGTTGGAGATTGTCCTGGGGTTAAGGGAGTGGGAAAATTATCAGATGGATGAGATTAAATACTAA
- a CDS encoding exosome complex RNA-binding protein Csl4, with protein MKAKNGDFVLPGDALGVTEEFLPSEWTYDDYGEIRSLVAGTVTIDQKNKKISIIPKTKSPAILKKGDVVLGQIRDVRGQRALVDVDGIRDSKRSLPVTFLGAIHISQARKGYVDKLTDDFHIGDLIAARVTKVMGVDNTDLTTAENELGVLKAMCTNCRHFMKKIGKKEVKCPNCGRKETRNISSNYEG; from the coding sequence ATGAAAGCAAAAAACGGAGATTTCGTTCTTCCTGGTGATGCATTAGGAGTCACTGAGGAGTTTCTCCCGTCAGAATGGACCTATGATGACTATGGTGAAATCAGGTCACTGGTGGCGGGAACAGTAACCATAGACCAGAAAAACAAAAAAATATCCATAATTCCCAAAACAAAATCCCCTGCAATATTAAAAAAAGGCGACGTAGTTTTAGGACAGATAAGAGATGTTCGAGGACAAAGAGCATTAGTAGATGTAGATGGAATTAGAGACAGTAAAAGAAGTCTTCCGGTCACTTTTTTAGGTGCTATACATATCTCCCAGGCAAGAAAGGGATATGTGGACAAATTAACTGATGATTTCCATATTGGGGATCTTATAGCGGCCAGGGTCACCAAAGTGATGGGAGTGGACAACACTGATCTTACCACTGCTGAAAATGAACTGGGCGTTTTGAAAGCCATGTGCACCAACTGCAGACACTTCATGAAAAAAATAGGCAAAAAAGAAGTTAAATGTCCTAACTGCGGTAGGAAAGAGACTAGAAACATCTCTTCAAATTACGAGGGATAA
- a CDS encoding DNA-directed RNA polymerase subunit L produces MKIITDKKNELEIEITGETHSLCNALRRTLMEDKDVEAAAYVIEHPIIGEPKLYLRAKNPKKSLKNAAETLKSRCDEFKELLESDGDGKTKGKKAKKPAKKATGKTAKKTTKKTTKKTTKKKK; encoded by the coding sequence ATGAAGATTATAACTGACAAAAAGAATGAATTAGAGATAGAAATTACAGGAGAAACTCATTCGCTATGTAATGCTCTGCGAAGGACCCTTATGGAAGATAAGGATGTGGAAGCCGCAGCATACGTGATAGAACACCCTATTATTGGAGAGCCAAAACTCTACTTAAGAGCTAAGAATCCCAAAAAATCTCTTAAAAATGCTGCTGAAACTCTTAAATCACGATGTGATGAATTTAAAGAGCTCTTAGAATCTGATGGTGATGGAAAAACTAAAGGGAAGAAGGCTAAAAAGCCAGCTAAAAAAGCAACTGGAAAAACAGCCAAGAAAACCACCAAGAAAACCACTAAAAAGACCACTAAAAAGAAAAAATGA
- a CDS encoding DUF99 family protein: MFQNIKKFRNIKPEIRILGVDDAPFVPHSREQVMIIGTLFRAGNWLDGVLRTYITVDGTDATTSLITMVNGSRHLEQLGVMMLDGITFGGFNVVNICKVFQETGVPVIVIMRKYPDLPRIKKALKNFPDWEERWNHILEAGDIYKVHKFHNQEPIYMQFCGITEEDASEIVTLSATRSAIPEPIRVAHIIAAGVTTGESKGNA, encoded by the coding sequence ATGTTTCAAAACATCAAAAAGTTCAGAAACATCAAACCAGAGATAAGAATCTTGGGAGTGGATGATGCCCCATTTGTTCCCCATAGCAGGGAACAGGTCATGATTATCGGAACTCTTTTCCGGGCAGGAAACTGGTTGGATGGAGTACTCCGCACCTATATCACAGTAGATGGCACTGATGCCACCACCTCTTTGATTACGATGGTTAATGGCTCCCGACACCTGGAACAACTGGGAGTTATGATGCTTGATGGCATCACCTTTGGTGGCTTTAACGTGGTTAATATCTGTAAGGTCTTCCAGGAAACCGGAGTGCCGGTTATAGTTATCATGCGCAAATATCCGGACCTGCCACGTATAAAAAAGGCTTTAAAAAATTTTCCTGACTGGGAAGAAAGGTGGAATCATATTCTTGAAGCAGGGGATATTTATAAAGTTCACAAATTTCATAACCAGGAGCCCATCTACATGCAGTTCTGTGGCATCACTGAGGAGGATGCCAGTGAGATCGTGACACTATCTGCAACCCGAAGTGCAATACCAGAACCTATCCGAGTCGCACACATCATTGCAGCTGGTGTAACCACTGGAGAATCCAAAGGAAATGCTTAA
- a CDS encoding NUDIX hydrolase, producing the protein MYIIKSFKHPLLTVDAVITIFDGRIIFIRRKNAPYKGSWAFPGGFVEYGETVEEAVIREVREETGVIIKIQDLLGVYSDPGRDPRGHMITVCFLASKIEGELRADTDAAEVSCFTADEALRMNLAFDHNKILKDALKRIL; encoded by the coding sequence GTGTACATTATTAAAAGCTTTAAACATCCTCTCTTAACTGTTGATGCGGTAATAACTATCTTTGATGGGCGAATAATATTTATAAGGCGTAAAAACGCTCCTTATAAGGGTTCATGGGCATTCCCAGGTGGATTTGTCGAGTATGGTGAAACCGTTGAAGAAGCGGTTATAAGAGAAGTTAGGGAAGAGACCGGGGTAATAATTAAAATTCAGGATTTATTGGGAGTTTATTCAGATCCGGGAAGAGATCCCAGGGGGCACATGATTACAGTGTGTTTTTTGGCAAGTAAAATCGAAGGTGAACTTAGGGCAGATACAGATGCTGCTGAAGTTTCCTGTTTCACAGCTGATGAGGCATTGAGGATGAATTTGGCCTTTGATCATAACAAAATCTTAAAGGATGCTTTAAAAAGAATACTGTAA
- a CDS encoding transcription factor S, whose product MEFCPKCGTVLFPKGDCFECSCGYQKKITKESLSEYEISEKVAPKENVIVTGDDVKTLPTTKALCPKCGNRLAFWWLQQTRRADESETRFLRCTECGQTWREYD is encoded by the coding sequence ATGGAATTTTGCCCTAAATGCGGAACAGTACTGTTCCCCAAAGGTGATTGTTTTGAATGTTCATGCGGTTACCAAAAAAAGATAACCAAGGAATCTTTAAGTGAGTATGAGATTTCTGAGAAAGTAGCGCCTAAGGAAAATGTAATTGTAACCGGGGATGATGTTAAAACTCTGCCCACCACCAAGGCTCTATGCCCAAAATGTGGCAATCGACTAGCATTTTGGTGGTTGCAACAAACTAGAAGGGCCGATGAATCTGAAACCAGGTTTTTAAGATGTACTGAATGCGGACAAACTTGGAGAGAGTACGATTAA
- a CDS encoding CvpA family protein produces the protein MFKLEEKPKKGSQDQPISEIDESSHTSQVSPASDGSGKFKESKKSKDTSEDASVNKNSQRRFRDFLTRGNIDPSESSPSSANGSSKSSKKSSKTSKEKSQENNEEGDKSSSESHDFHFSQELMKFNFYRKLRSNKEQVIRISGGIIGAIFIIAGILYIFGSAVRVADNVIFGERAVISAFLILLGVLIIAGIFARQLLEGSFLKNIHSELEVAEDHDSEENSKDRKGKQKGNIEEKDKK, from the coding sequence ATGTTTAAATTGGAAGAAAAACCCAAAAAGGGAAGTCAAGATCAGCCGATCTCTGAAATTGACGAATCATCTCATACATCTCAAGTATCCCCTGCATCTGATGGATCTGGAAAGTTTAAGGAATCCAAGAAGTCTAAAGATACATCTGAGGATGCATCAGTTAATAAAAATTCGCAGAGACGTTTCAGAGATTTTTTGACCCGGGGGAATATTGATCCCTCTGAATCTTCTCCCTCTTCTGCTAATGGTTCTTCTAAAAGTTCTAAAAAATCTTCTAAAACTTCTAAAGAAAAATCTCAGGAGAATAATGAAGAAGGTGATAAAAGTTCATCTGAGTCACATGACTTCCACTTCAGTCAGGAACTCATGAAATTCAACTTTTACAGGAAGCTCCGATCCAATAAAGAACAGGTCATCCGAATCAGCGGGGGGATAATAGGTGCGATTTTTATCATCGCCGGAATATTATACATATTTGGCTCTGCAGTCAGGGTGGCTGACAATGTAATATTTGGTGAAAGAGCAGTCATCTCTGCTTTTTTAATATTGTTGGGAGTTTTGATCATTGCAGGTATCTTCGCCCGTCAGCTGTTGGAAGGAAGTTTCCTAAAAAACATACACAGCGAACTGGAAGTAGCTGAAGACCATGATTCTGAGGAAAACTCAAAAGATAGGAAAGGAAAACAAAAGGGTAATATAGAGGAGAAGGATAAAAAGTAA
- the pcn gene encoding proliferating cell nuclear antigen (pcna), whose amino-acid sequence MFKAVLSDSNILKTSFDAISSIVDEVQMQADEEGLRLDALDRSHITFVHLELKKGVFDEYQCGEPMKINVDTEELMKVLKRAKAEDMVELTVDEGNLIISFEGEARRKFKIRLIDIEYEAPSPPQLEYPTEFEVPFSLLKDSIQDIGIVSDKISLHVNEEKFEASAEGEFGDAKVEYLHGEKIEESARSIFSLEKVKEMLKADKFSESAVLRLGNDMPLNLALRMASDEGELSFLLAPRIESEE is encoded by the coding sequence ATGTTCAAGGCAGTTTTAAGTGATTCCAATATTTTGAAGACCAGTTTTGATGCCATATCATCCATTGTAGATGAAGTGCAGATGCAGGCCGATGAAGAGGGCTTACGTCTGGATGCTCTGGACCGTAGTCATATTACTTTTGTCCACCTGGAGCTCAAAAAAGGAGTATTCGATGAATACCAGTGCGGCGAGCCCATGAAGATCAACGTGGATACTGAAGAACTGATGAAGGTCTTAAAAAGGGCCAAGGCAGAGGATATGGTGGAGCTTACTGTGGATGAAGGTAACCTTATCATATCATTTGAAGGTGAAGCCCGCAGAAAATTCAAGATCCGTCTCATAGACATAGAATATGAGGCACCAAGCCCTCCTCAGCTTGAATATCCTACGGAATTTGAAGTACCCTTTTCACTTCTTAAGGATTCCATCCAGGACATTGGCATAGTCTCTGACAAGATATCTCTCCATGTGAATGAGGAAAAATTCGAAGCCTCAGCTGAGGGAGAGTTTGGTGATGCTAAAGTTGAGTATCTTCACGGAGAAAAGATAGAAGAATCTGCAAGGTCAATATTTTCTCTGGAAAAAGTTAAAGAAATGTTAAAAGCTGATAAATTCTCAGAATCTGCGGTGTTACGACTGGGAAATGACATGCCTCTGAATCTTGCCCTGAGAATGGCTTCTGATGAGGGTGAACTGAGTTTCCTTCTAGCCCCAAGGATAGAAAGTGAGGAATAA
- a CDS encoding 50S ribosomal protein L44e: MKIPKERKTYCPSCKKHTIHTVLESKRRKASELKWGQRQFRRVTSGYRGYPRPLPSGNKPTKKLDLRYKCKECNKSHIKRSTFRAGKVEFIQQ; this comes from the coding sequence ATGAAGATTCCTAAAGAAAGGAAAACTTACTGCCCAAGTTGCAAGAAACACACAATTCACACAGTATTAGAATCAAAAAGAAGAAAGGCCAGTGAATTAAAATGGGGTCAACGTCAATTCAGGCGTGTAACCAGCGGTTACCGTGGATACCCCCGACCATTACCTTCAGGTAATAAACCAACTAAGAAACTGGACTTAAGATACAAATGTAAAGAGTGCAACAAATCCCACATAAAACGCTCAACATTCCGTGCTGGAAAAGTGGAGTTCATCCAGCAGTAG
- a CDS encoding 30S ribosomal protein S27e: MSKSKSNFLRVKCGDCGNQQVVFDHAASKVECIICGKSLVKSKGGRSEVVAQIIEVLD, from the coding sequence ATGTCAAAAAGTAAAAGTAACTTTTTAAGAGTCAAATGTGGAGACTGTGGCAACCAGCAAGTTGTTTTCGATCATGCTGCCTCTAAAGTGGAGTGCATCATCTGTGGTAAATCTCTGGTAAAATCTAAGGGCGGAAGATCTGAAGTTGTAGCCCAAATAATCGAAGTCTTGGACTAG
- a CDS encoding translation initiation factor IF-2 subunit alpha encodes MVRMKHKWPQEGDLIVATVHKVLNYGAFAKLEEYPGEEAFIHISEVSAGWVKNIRDYVRENQKIVARVLRVNPKKGHVDVSMKRIREDQRTRKIQQWKIEQKAEKLLEFAAKSIDKDLDAAYEEVGYAMMDEFGDLYGAFEISAEEGADSLIERGMDEIWANAITKVAQKNISPPEVQITGYVDLTSYAPDGVDIIRNALTSINKDNIAVQCVGAPRYRLLVKSSDYITAETILKDAADEAIATVLEAGGEGEFHRELE; translated from the coding sequence ATGGTAAGAATGAAGCATAAGTGGCCACAGGAAGGCGATTTAATCGTGGCCACCGTGCATAAGGTCCTTAATTATGGTGCATTTGCCAAACTGGAAGAATACCCTGGGGAGGAAGCTTTCATACACATCTCCGAGGTGTCTGCCGGATGGGTGAAGAACATTCGGGACTACGTACGGGAAAATCAGAAGATTGTTGCCCGGGTACTCCGTGTTAACCCCAAAAAGGGCCATGTTGATGTTTCCATGAAAAGGATCAGGGAGGATCAAAGAACCCGTAAGATCCAGCAGTGGAAAATTGAACAAAAGGCTGAAAAACTCCTTGAATTTGCAGCAAAAAGTATTGATAAGGATCTGGACGCAGCTTACGAGGAAGTAGGCTATGCCATGATGGATGAATTTGGAGATCTCTACGGTGCATTTGAGATATCTGCTGAAGAAGGAGCAGATTCCCTTATTGAGAGAGGAATGGATGAAATATGGGCAAATGCCATAACTAAAGTAGCTCAGAAAAACATCTCTCCCCCAGAAGTACAGATCACCGGATACGTTGATTTAACTTCTTACGCTCCTGATGGTGTGGATATCATACGCAATGCCCTTACATCAATAAATAAGGATAACATAGCCGTCCAATGTGTTGGCGCACCGCGTTATCGGCTGCTGGTCAAATCATCGGATTACATCACTGCAGAAACCATTCTTAAAGATGCAGCGGATGAAGCCATTGCTACTGTTTTAGAGGCTGGTGGCGAGGGTGAGTTCCACCGGGAATTAGAATGA
- a CDS encoding RNA-protein complex protein Nop10, which produces MKMKMRRCSLCREYTLKDHCPHCEGELKVIYPPRYSPEDKYGKYRRILMKQLNESS; this is translated from the coding sequence ATGAAGATGAAAATGAGGCGGTGCAGCCTCTGTAGGGAGTACACCCTTAAAGACCACTGCCCGCACTGCGAGGGTGAACTAAAAGTAATATACCCTCCACGTTATTCTCCTGAGGATAAATATGGTAAATACAGAAGAATACTCATGAAACAACTCAATGAATCTTCTTAA
- a CDS encoding proteasome assembly chaperone family protein: MNETFIELIKEVDLNDPIFIEALPGIGHVGKLVAEHIIHELGAEKFAELYSPSFPPQVFVDEDGLIEPMKNEFYYLKSQGEDERDFIFLGGNTQGLSPEGQYEICGSILDFVEKYGVKEIYTLGGLGTGQPVEKPKVFGAATSKELAEMLKEHEVTLRSADGGIIGASGLILGLGISRGMNGVCLMGETPGYFIDADASKAVLTILLELLKIKVDVAKLEERAEETRKMISKAQQMEREMAERMNLAPGEEDLRYIG; the protein is encoded by the coding sequence ATGAATGAAACCTTCATAGAACTGATTAAAGAAGTGGATCTCAATGATCCCATATTTATTGAAGCCCTACCAGGTATAGGTCATGTGGGCAAACTGGTTGCAGAGCACATCATACACGAACTGGGGGCAGAAAAATTCGCAGAACTTTACTCACCCTCATTCCCACCACAAGTCTTCGTAGATGAAGATGGACTTATAGAGCCCATGAAAAATGAGTTTTACTATCTAAAAAGCCAGGGCGAAGATGAAAGAGACTTCATTTTCCTGGGAGGAAATACTCAGGGACTCAGTCCAGAAGGGCAATACGAAATATGTGGCTCTATACTTGATTTCGTTGAAAAATACGGTGTTAAAGAGATATACACCCTGGGCGGTCTGGGAACAGGCCAACCCGTGGAAAAACCAAAGGTTTTCGGAGCAGCGACCAGCAAAGAACTGGCTGAAATGCTCAAAGAACATGAAGTAACCTTAAGATCTGCTGATGGTGGAATAATAGGTGCATCTGGTCTTATTTTAGGCTTGGGAATTTCCAGGGGCATGAACGGTGTTTGCCTAATGGGAGAAACCCCAGGCTACTTCATTGATGCCGATGCATCCAAAGCCGTACTCACGATTCTCCTGGAACTACTTAAAATAAAAGTAGATGTGGCAAAACTGGAAGAACGGGCTGAAGAAACCCGAAAGATGATCAGTAAAGCCCAGCAGATGGAACGGGAAATGGCTGAGCGAATGAACCTAGCTCCTGGAGAAGAAGACCTGCGATACATAGGTTAA
- a CDS encoding TIGR00375 family protein, with translation MIIRADLHIHGRYSMATSKNMTPELLSSQGSLKGLHLVATGDAFHQGWLNMIEEATEEAAEGVFRIRESRKIHNEFLQEEIPEGHSKNPETNLILTAEVEDSKRVHHLIIIPSFEAAYQIRRKLKGNLDSDGRPRVRMNGAEIQELALENGCIMGPSHAFTPWTSIYKEYDSIHDCYSEKPDFLELGLSADTDMADRIEELQNIPFLTNSDAHSPWPHRLGREFNEINVKDISFPALASAIGDKKITANYGFDPRLGKYHHTACTKCYQQFHPDEAIKMNMKCPCGGTIKKGVDYRVEELATWDEPHHPPRRPPYIHIMPLAEIISLTYSKGVTTKFVQKIWQELILKFGDEISALIDAPIDEMIEIDPELARRIQAFRNKTLQIKVGGGGKYGELVFNEDNSTNSTLDAFL, from the coding sequence ATGATCATAAGGGCTGATCTGCATATTCACGGCCGTTATTCTATGGCCACTTCTAAAAACATGACCCCTGAGTTATTATCATCTCAGGGAAGCCTTAAAGGGTTGCATTTGGTTGCAACCGGTGATGCCTTCCATCAGGGCTGGCTGAACATGATAGAGGAAGCCACTGAAGAAGCAGCTGAAGGAGTTTTCAGGATCAGGGAAAGTAGAAAAATACACAATGAATTTCTTCAGGAGGAAATTCCAGAGGGTCATTCGAAAAACCCGGAAACCAATCTAATTCTGACTGCAGAAGTGGAAGATTCTAAAAGAGTTCACCACCTTATTATCATCCCTTCCTTTGAAGCAGCTTACCAGATCCGCAGGAAACTTAAGGGAAACCTGGATTCCGATGGCAGGCCAAGAGTACGTATGAACGGTGCTGAGATACAGGAATTAGCTCTGGAAAATGGTTGTATAATGGGACCCTCCCATGCATTTACCCCCTGGACCAGCATCTACAAAGAATATGATAGTATCCATGATTGTTACAGTGAAAAGCCCGATTTCCTGGAGCTTGGACTCTCTGCAGATACGGATATGGCGGATCGCATAGAAGAATTGCAGAATATACCATTCCTCACCAACTCCGATGCTCATTCTCCATGGCCCCACCGATTGGGACGTGAGTTTAATGAAATTAACGTTAAAGATATAAGCTTCCCTGCCCTGGCTAGTGCAATTGGTGATAAGAAGATCACAGCAAACTATGGGTTTGACCCGAGACTGGGCAAGTATCACCACACTGCCTGTACCAAATGTTACCAGCAGTTCCATCCTGATGAAGCCATCAAGATGAACATGAAATGCCCTTGTGGTGGCACCATAAAAAAAGGGGTGGACTACCGTGTGGAAGAGCTGGCCACATGGGATGAACCACACCACCCACCACGCCGGCCCCCATATATCCACATCATGCCTCTGGCTGAAATCATAAGCCTCACCTACAGTAAAGGGGTTACCACCAAGTTCGTGCAAAAGATATGGCAGGAACTCATTCTAAAATTCGGTGATGAAATTTCCGCGCTTATAGATGCCCCCATTGATGAGATGATTGAAATCGATCCGGAACTGGCTCGTAGAATACAGGCATTCAGAAATAAAACATTGCAAATAAAAGTAGGAGGCGGTGGAAAATACGGAGAATTAGTTTTCAACGAAGATAATTCCACAAATTCCACTTTGGATGCTTTCTTATAA